The nucleotide sequence CGACGACGTTTCTATTTCCGGTGATGATTGTTTTGTCAATGCCGTCACCAACGATCATCACGTATGATTTGTTGCTAGGGACTGTGACGTACTCTTCGTAAACCCCGGCGACAACGTAAATCACGAAGTATCCGTTGCCGGATTCTGCTTTCGTTGGCGCAGCAGCGACGGCGTCATTTATGGTTTTAAAGGTATCACCGTTGACGCCGTTTGGGTTAACGACGACCGTCTTTGCTACCTTCAGGCCACCATTGCCTCCGGGAGAAGACTGTAAAGTTTTAGAG is from Camelina sativa cultivar DH55 unplaced genomic scaffold, Cs unpScaffold02789, whole genome shotgun sequence and encodes:
- the LOC104774418 gene encoding probable pectinesterase/pectinesterase inhibitor 20 — encoded protein: MKATERERMIYERVMFVGRKLLQSSPGGNGGLKVAKTVVVNPNGVNGDTFKTINDAVAAAPTKAESGNGYFVIYVVAGVYEEYVTVPSNKSYVMIVGDGIDKTIITGNRNVVDGSTTFASATL